In a single window of the Acidiferrobacteraceae bacterium genome:
- the glnA gene encoding glutamate--ammonia ligase — MAGGSDVLKMIKDNNVKFVDLRFTDTKGKEQHVSMPSHVVDESMFEDGKMFDGSSIAGWKGINESDMILKLEPDTAIMDPFSEEPQLIVRCDIVEPATMQGYERDPRSIAKRAEAYMKSTGIADTAYFGPEPEFFVLDDVRWGADMSGAFYKVDSEEAGWNSEKVFPDGNIGHRPGVKGGYFPVPPVDSLVDVRAAMCMAMEEMGVKVEVHHHEVATAGQCEIGTMFDTLVRRADQNQILKYCVWNVAHSFGKTATFMPKPLVGDNGNGMHVHQSLSKGGENLFSGDEYGGLSEMALFYIGGIIKHARALNAFCNASTNSYKRLVPGFEAPVMLAYSARNRSASIRIPWVSSPKARRIEVRFPDPTGNPYFAFTSMLMAGLDGIQNKIHPGEAMDKDLYDLPPEEASAIPTVCHSLDQALEALDKDREFLTAGGVFTDDAIDAYIALKMEEVTQLRMSTHPVEFDLYYSA; from the coding sequence ACACGTTGTCGACGAGTCCATGTTCGAAGACGGCAAGATGTTCGACGGCTCGTCGATCGCCGGCTGGAAGGGCATCAATGAATCCGACATGATCCTGAAGCTCGAGCCGGACACCGCAATCATGGATCCGTTCTCGGAAGAACCGCAGCTGATCGTTCGCTGCGACATTGTCGAGCCGGCCACCATGCAGGGCTACGAGCGCGACCCGCGTTCCATCGCCAAGCGCGCCGAGGCCTACATGAAGTCCACGGGCATTGCCGACACCGCCTACTTCGGTCCGGAGCCGGAATTCTTCGTACTCGACGACGTACGTTGGGGCGCGGACATGAGCGGTGCATTCTATAAGGTAGATTCAGAAGAAGCTGGCTGGAACTCGGAGAAGGTATTTCCTGACGGCAATATCGGTCACCGTCCAGGCGTGAAGGGCGGCTACTTCCCGGTTCCACCGGTCGACTCCCTGGTCGACGTCCGGGCCGCCATGTGCATGGCCATGGAGGAAATGGGGGTCAAGGTCGAGGTGCATCACCACGAGGTGGCCACCGCCGGTCAGTGCGAAATCGGTACCATGTTCGATACCCTGGTCCGTCGCGCCGACCAGAACCAGATCCTCAAGTACTGCGTATGGAACGTGGCCCACTCCTTTGGCAAGACGGCGACCTTCATGCCCAAGCCGCTGGTGGGTGACAACGGCAACGGTATGCACGTCCACCAGTCCCTGTCCAAGGGCGGCGAGAACCTGTTCTCCGGAGACGAGTACGGCGGCCTGTCGGAGATGGCCCTGTTCTACATCGGAGGCATCATCAAGCATGCCCGGGCCCTGAACGCGTTCTGCAACGCCTCCACCAACAGCTACAAGCGTCTGGTGCCGGGCTTTGAGGCACCGGTCATGCTGGCCTACTCGGCACGCAACCGCTCCGCTTCGATTCGTATCCCCTGGGTATCGAGCCCGAAGGCACGCCGCATCGAGGTCCGCTTCCCGGATCCGACCGGCAACCCCTACTTCGCCTTCACCTCGATGCTCATGGCAGGACTGGACGGTATCCAGAACAAAATTCATCCGGGTGAGGCCATGGACAAGGATCTGTACGATCTGCCGCCAGAAGAGGCTAGCGCCATCCCGACGGTGTGCCACTCGCTGGATCAGGCCCTTGAGGCCCTGGATAAGGACCGCGAGTTCCTGACGGCAGGCGGCGTGTTTACGGATGACGCCATCGACGCCTATATCGCGCTGAAGATGGAGGAAGTCACCCAGTTGCGCATGAGCACGCACCCGGTCGAATTCGACCTGTACTACAGCGCATAG